One genomic window of Halogeometricum sp. S3BR5-2 includes the following:
- a CDS encoding sodium:solute symporter family transporter, whose translation MTGLLVPLQSGLLPEGLNVSFKLVPAIMVTAMLLLFLAIGYVFKVADTEGMWVGGRSIGNVENGMAIGANWMSAASYLGMAALIALSGFYGLAFIVGWSAGYFILLIFMAAQMRRFGKYTAPDFVGDRFNSDGARAIAAVTTFLIGFVYAIGQARGMGLVGVYIFGDIGIPGLSGYQSMVVAMMAITVGYLTLSGMLGATKNMAVQYVILIVAFLAGLYVVGFTQGYSTVLPQIEYGALISQLGTEFSEPFVNESYYLWIATAFSLVVGTCGLPHVLVRFYTVESERTARWSTVWGLGFILLLYLSAPAFAAFGTDLYAQNIGPVYGDPGMTSAAGDVIVVLAAQLANLPTWFVGLVAAGGIAAAIATTAGLFIAGSSAIAHDIYVNIVNEDATQRQQVLVGRLSIVALGVFTTLAALDPAAPIAALVSYAFSLAGAVLFPMFFLGLWWENTNRQGALAGMTTGLLIWFTPIVNEVLPSYGLFAGAAGADGVIFPALAQWLPAIGSALVAVPVVFAVTIGVSLVTDEPPLETKRMVRQCHSPEPMGQQQTAEDVVGNDGSGGTPADD comes from the coding sequence ATGACGGGCCTCCTCGTTCCGCTCCAGAGCGGCCTGCTTCCGGAGGGGCTGAACGTCTCGTTCAAACTCGTCCCGGCCATCATGGTCACGGCCATGCTCCTGCTGTTCTTGGCCATCGGGTACGTGTTCAAGGTGGCCGACACCGAGGGAATGTGGGTCGGCGGCCGCTCCATCGGTAACGTGGAGAACGGGATGGCCATCGGCGCCAACTGGATGTCCGCGGCGTCGTATCTCGGGATGGCGGCGCTCATCGCCCTCTCGGGGTTCTACGGGCTGGCGTTCATCGTCGGCTGGTCGGCCGGCTACTTCATCCTCCTCATCTTCATGGCGGCGCAGATGCGGCGGTTCGGCAAGTACACCGCGCCGGACTTCGTCGGCGACCGCTTCAACTCCGACGGCGCCCGCGCCATCGCGGCGGTGACGACGTTCCTCATCGGGTTCGTCTACGCCATCGGGCAGGCCCGCGGCATGGGCCTCGTCGGCGTCTACATCTTCGGTGACATCGGCATCCCCGGACTGAGCGGCTACCAGTCGATGGTCGTCGCCATGATGGCCATCACCGTCGGCTATCTGACGCTGTCGGGGATGCTCGGCGCGACGAAGAACATGGCCGTCCAGTACGTCATCCTCATCGTCGCCTTCCTCGCCGGCCTCTACGTCGTCGGGTTCACGCAGGGCTACTCAACGGTGCTCCCGCAGATAGAGTACGGCGCGCTGATATCCCAACTCGGGACCGAGTTCAGCGAGCCGTTCGTCAACGAGAGCTACTACCTCTGGATCGCCACGGCGTTCTCTCTGGTCGTCGGTACCTGCGGGTTGCCGCACGTGCTCGTCCGGTTCTACACCGTCGAGAGCGAGCGGACCGCCCGCTGGTCGACGGTGTGGGGGCTCGGGTTCATCCTGCTTCTGTACCTGAGCGCGCCGGCGTTCGCCGCGTTCGGCACCGACCTCTACGCGCAGAACATCGGACCCGTCTACGGCGACCCCGGCATGACGAGCGCCGCGGGCGACGTCATCGTCGTGTTGGCGGCGCAACTGGCGAACCTTCCGACGTGGTTCGTCGGCCTCGTCGCCGCCGGCGGCATCGCCGCCGCCATCGCCACGACGGCCGGCCTGTTCATCGCCGGTTCCTCGGCCATCGCGCACGACATCTACGTCAACATCGTCAACGAGGACGCGACGCAACGCCAGCAGGTGCTCGTCGGCCGCCTCAGCATCGTCGCCTTGGGCGTGTTCACCACGCTGGCGGCGCTCGACCCCGCGGCGCCCATCGCCGCTCTCGTCTCCTACGCGTTCTCGCTGGCCGGCGCCGTGCTGTTCCCGATGTTCTTCCTCGGCCTCTGGTGGGAGAACACGAACCGGCAGGGCGCGCTGGCCGGGATGACCACCGGCCTCCTCATCTGGTTCACCCCCATCGTGAACGAGGTGCTGCCGAGCTACGGGCTGTTCGCCGGCGCGGCCGGCGCCGACGGCGTCATCTTCCCCGCCCTCGCGCAGTGGCTGCCGGCCATCGGGTCGGCGCTCGTCGCCGTGCCCGTCGTGTTCGCCGTCACCATCGGCGTCTCGCTCGTCACCGACGAACCGCCGCTGGAGACCAAGCGGATGGTCAGACAGTGTCACAGCCCCGAACCCATGGGACAGCAACAGACCGCCGAGGACGTGGTGGGCAACGACGGGAGCGGGGGGACTCCCGCGGACGACTGA
- a CDS encoding universal stress protein: MYEHILVPTDGSDTSRQAVDQAVDIAEKYDATVHALYVIDVDATSYSLGTEQVDRIRSGHLDEMPEVTDAAKEATGYVADAARERGVSVEEHVSAGEPARAIRKFVEEHPIDLVVMGSHGRSGLSRVVLGSVAEKVLRRTRLPVLVVDSEEAEGTEA; encoded by the coding sequence ATGTACGAACACATACTCGTGCCGACGGACGGGAGCGACACCTCACGACAGGCGGTCGACCAGGCCGTCGATATCGCCGAGAAGTACGACGCGACGGTGCACGCCCTCTACGTCATCGACGTGGACGCGACGAGTTACTCGCTCGGGACGGAACAGGTCGACCGCATTCGGAGTGGCCACCTCGACGAGATGCCCGAGGTGACGGACGCGGCGAAGGAAGCCACCGGCTACGTCGCCGATGCGGCCCGCGAACGCGGCGTCTCCGTCGAGGAGCACGTCTCCGCGGGCGAACCGGCCCGCGCCATCCGGAAGTTCGTCGAGGAGCACCCGATAGACCTCGTCGTGATGGGGTCGCACGGGCGTTCGGGCCTCTCGCGCGTCGTCCTCGGCAGCGTCGCCGAGAAGGTGCTCCGTCGGACGCGACTGCCGGTGCTCGTCGTCGACAGCGAGGAAGCGGAGGGGACCGAGGCGTGA
- a CDS encoding dihydrofolate reductase family protein, translated as MGNSQDSDMNGTLVVGAFLALDGVMQAPGGPDEDRDGGFEHGGWTVNYWDERMGEVMDEQFAGVDALLLGRRTYEIFAAHWPRVDADGDPVAAKLNNMPKYVASRTLDAVEWNNSTLLTGDVAEAVENLKEERGDVILVQGSHDLIQTLLAHDLVDEFWLWVFPLVLGDGKRLFGEGTVPAALELTDSETSSTGVQMLRFERAGEIDYGSFALDDAAE; from the coding sequence ATGGGAAATAGCCAAGATAGTGACATGAACGGGACGCTCGTCGTGGGGGCGTTCCTCGCGCTCGACGGCGTGATGCAGGCGCCGGGAGGTCCCGACGAGGACCGCGACGGCGGGTTCGAACACGGCGGATGGACGGTCAACTACTGGGACGAGCGGATGGGCGAAGTCATGGACGAGCAGTTCGCCGGAGTCGACGCGCTGTTGCTCGGTCGGCGGACGTACGAAATCTTCGCCGCGCATTGGCCGCGCGTGGACGCCGACGGCGACCCCGTGGCGGCGAAGCTGAACAACATGCCGAAGTACGTCGCCTCCCGGACCCTCGACGCGGTGGAGTGGAACAACTCGACGCTCCTCACGGGGGACGTCGCGGAGGCCGTGGAGAACCTCAAGGAGGAACGCGGAGACGTGATTCTGGTGCAGGGGAGTCACGACCTCATCCAGACGTTACTCGCCCACGACCTCGTCGACGAGTTCTGGCTCTGGGTCTTCCCCCTCGTCTTGGGGGACGGAAAGCGGTTGTTCGGCGAGGGGACGGTCCCAGCCGCCCTCGAACTGACCGATTCCGAAACGTCGAGTACGGGCGTCCAGATGCTCCGATTCGAGCGGGCGGGCGAAATTGACTACGGCTCCTTCGCCCTCGACGACGCGGCGGAGTGA
- a CDS encoding succinylglutamate desuccinylase/aspartoacylase family protein, translating into MHVGSVESEPGAVVSGWFEATDLPTGGTERLPLVVAEGESAGPTLWLTGGVHGDEATGVAVAQDAMRADLAANLSGTVACVPVVNPAGLRRNARQSYYGDDDPNRYFPDPDSPSSRPPGVQERIDERLYEAFAASADALLDLHTAQIGSMPFLIRDRVLYGERRSESEAEELSAELDRLADAYGFPTLTEYPAAEYVEQALQRSTAGAALNAAGIPAVTVELGGHSVVEEEVRAAGVAGVYGVLVELGMLDSADVPEDVGDPGVGVPDAPVDYPVRRAVHPRTETAGLVRHRVEPGDAVESGDTVADVVTPQGERVDTVETGHDGYVVARREGLVAYEGDPVLSMAVRDDGDAVVPRDANAESE; encoded by the coding sequence ATGCACGTTGGAAGCGTCGAATCCGAACCCGGCGCGGTCGTCAGCGGCTGGTTCGAGGCGACGGACCTCCCGACCGGCGGGACGGAGCGCCTCCCCCTCGTGGTCGCCGAGGGCGAGTCCGCGGGCCCGACGCTGTGGCTCACCGGCGGCGTCCACGGCGACGAGGCCACCGGCGTCGCCGTCGCGCAGGACGCGATGCGCGCGGACCTCGCGGCGAACCTCTCGGGAACGGTCGCCTGCGTGCCCGTGGTCAACCCCGCGGGCCTCCGCCGCAACGCCCGGCAGTCCTACTACGGCGACGACGACCCGAACCGCTACTTCCCGGACCCCGACTCGCCCTCCTCGCGCCCGCCGGGCGTCCAGGAGCGAATCGACGAGCGACTGTACGAGGCGTTCGCGGCGTCGGCCGACGCCCTCCTCGACCTGCACACGGCTCAGATCGGGTCGATGCCGTTTCTCATCCGGGACCGGGTGCTGTACGGCGAACGCCGGAGCGAATCGGAGGCCGAGGAACTGTCGGCCGAACTGGACCGCCTCGCGGACGCCTACGGCTTTCCGACCCTCACGGAGTACCCCGCCGCCGAGTACGTCGAACAGGCGCTCCAGCGCTCCACCGCGGGGGCGGCGCTGAACGCCGCCGGCATCCCCGCCGTCACCGTCGAACTCGGCGGCCACAGCGTCGTCGAGGAGGAAGTGCGCGCGGCGGGCGTCGCGGGCGTCTACGGCGTCCTGGTCGAACTCGGGATGCTCGATTCGGCGGACGTCCCCGAAGACGTGGGCGACCCCGGCGTCGGCGTCCCCGACGCACCCGTGGACTACCCGGTCCGACGCGCCGTCCACCCCCGAACGGAGACGGCCGGCCTCGTCCGCCACCGCGTCGAACCCGGCGACGCCGTCGAGTCGGGCGATACCGTCGCCGACGTGGTGACGCCGCAAGGAGAGAGAGTAGACACGGTCGAGACGGGCCACGACGGCTACGTCGTCGCCCGGCGGGAGGGATTGGTCGCTTACGAGGGCGACCCCGTGCTGAGCATGGCCGTCCGCGACGACGGCGACGCGGTCGTTCCGCGGGACGCGAACGCCGAGTCGGAGTGA
- a CDS encoding RNA-guided pseudouridylation complex pseudouridine synthase subunit Cbf5, with protein MSDLRGPPGERSVDDLLSFGVVNLDKPPGPSAHQVAAWVRDMTDVERAAHAGTLDPKVTGCLPTLLGEATRMAQVFLEGSKEYVSVLELHKPVPSDFDAVVAEFEGEVYQKPPRKSAVSRRLRSREVYDLDVLEVRDRQALLRIRCESGTYIRKLCHDIGLAAGTGAHMGHLRRTATDPFDDTALSTLYDLSDALAFAEEGDESELREVVAPAERALSHLPHVTIAYSAAEQVAEGAPVYAPGVFDADDADRGSLVACVTPDDAAVCLGRLVGDPESDSGEVVSLERVLV; from the coding sequence GTGAGTGACCTCCGCGGTCCCCCCGGCGAGCGCTCCGTCGACGACCTGCTGTCGTTCGGCGTCGTCAACCTCGACAAACCGCCCGGCCCCTCGGCGCACCAGGTCGCCGCGTGGGTGCGGGACATGACGGACGTCGAACGGGCGGCCCACGCCGGCACGCTCGACCCCAAGGTGACGGGCTGTCTGCCGACGCTCCTGGGTGAGGCCACCCGCATGGCGCAGGTGTTCTTGGAGGGCTCGAAGGAGTACGTCTCGGTGCTGGAACTGCACAAGCCCGTCCCGTCGGACTTCGACGCCGTCGTCGCCGAGTTCGAGGGCGAGGTGTACCAGAAGCCGCCCCGGAAGAGCGCCGTCTCGCGCCGCCTCCGCTCCCGCGAGGTGTACGACCTCGACGTGCTGGAGGTCAGAGACCGGCAGGCCCTGCTCCGCATCCGCTGTGAGAGCGGGACGTATATCAGAAAGCTCTGTCACGACATCGGCCTCGCGGCCGGCACGGGCGCGCACATGGGCCACCTCCGCCGCACCGCGACGGACCCGTTCGACGACACCGCGCTCTCGACGCTGTACGACCTCTCGGACGCCCTCGCGTTCGCCGAGGAGGGCGACGAGTCCGAACTGCGCGAGGTGGTCGCGCCGGCCGAACGCGCCCTCTCGCACCTGCCGCACGTCACCATCGCCTACTCCGCGGCCGAACAGGTGGCCGAGGGGGCGCCGGTGTACGCGCCGGGCGTGTTCGACGCTGACGACGCCGACCGCGGGTCGCTCGTCGCCTGCGTGACGCCCGACGACGCGGCGGTCTGTCTCGGCCGCCTCGTCGGTGACCCCGAGTCCGACTCGGGGGAGGTAGTCTCGCTGGAACGCGTGCTGGTCTGA
- the cmk gene encoding (d)CMP kinase: MLLTVSGPPGAGKSTTAETLAEAFDLEHISGGDIFRQLAAERGMTAVEFNKLAEEDGQIDRDLDRRLRSIALERDDVLLESRLAGWLAGDAADVRLWLDAPLDVRATRIADREEKSVERAREETAARARSEALRYQEYYNIDITDLAIYDVTLNTARWSQSDVPDILKAAVDAYDPAEDEGKFPVEGVEYDF; encoded by the coding sequence ATGTTGCTCACCGTCTCCGGTCCACCGGGCGCCGGAAAGAGTACGACCGCCGAAACGCTCGCCGAGGCGTTCGACCTCGAACACATCTCCGGCGGCGACATCTTTCGCCAACTCGCCGCCGAACGCGGAATGACGGCGGTCGAGTTCAACAAACTCGCCGAGGAGGACGGACAGATAGACCGCGACTTGGACCGTCGCCTCCGGAGCATCGCCCTAGAACGCGACGACGTGCTGTTGGAGTCGCGGCTCGCCGGGTGGTTGGCCGGCGACGCCGCCGACGTCCGCCTGTGGCTGGACGCCCCCCTGGACGTCCGCGCGACCCGAATCGCCGACCGCGAGGAGAAGTCGGTCGAACGCGCCCGCGAGGAGACGGCCGCGCGCGCCCGGAGCGAGGCGTTGCGCTACCAAGAATACTACAACATCGACATCACCGACCTCGCGATATACGACGTGACGCTCAACACCGCCCGGTGGAGCCAGTCGGACGTCCCGGACATCCTGAAAGCCGCCGTCGACGCTTACGACCCCGCCGAGGACGAGGGGAAGTTCCCCGTCGAGGGCGTCGAGTACGACTTCTGA
- a CDS encoding DUF106 domain-containing protein, whose product MARIEAKVRDLVSSDPEMRSAVETVLERADDGDVRWVDVKGDITSGHWGRLIEKGILVDGDEGFELADPEATRAGLEEATASSSGSSSASSGSSSADIDDEGSSWSKYDKMAAVVTVGLFAAYGWKPLRDVIGTAMDVVLGPLTELLPFYAVIMVIALATGLYSTLLQANLMDMEKMGAYQERMKDIQKRQKEAREAGDDEALDAIQEEQMEAMGDQLGMFKEQFRPMVWIMFITIPAFLWMYWAIGVGGNAEAHVTMGNIVLPLVGSVEWTDGVVGPMQAWIVWYFLCSMGFTQIIRKSLNIDISPSAS is encoded by the coding sequence ATGGCACGAATCGAAGCGAAGGTGCGGGACCTCGTCTCCTCGGACCCGGAGATGCGGAGCGCCGTCGAGACCGTCCTCGAACGGGCCGACGACGGCGACGTCCGGTGGGTCGACGTGAAAGGAGACATCACGAGCGGCCACTGGGGTCGGCTCATCGAGAAGGGCATCCTCGTCGACGGCGACGAGGGCTTCGAACTCGCCGACCCCGAGGCGACGCGCGCCGGTCTGGAGGAGGCCACGGCGTCGTCGTCGGGGTCGAGTTCGGCGTCGTCGGGGTCCTCCTCGGCCGACATCGACGACGAGGGCTCCTCGTGGTCGAAGTACGACAAGATGGCGGCGGTGGTCACGGTGGGTCTGTTCGCCGCCTACGGCTGGAAGCCCCTCCGCGACGTCATCGGCACCGCGATGGACGTCGTCCTCGGACCGCTGACCGAACTGCTGCCGTTCTACGCGGTCATCATGGTCATCGCGCTGGCGACGGGGCTGTACTCGACGCTCCTGCAGGCGAACCTCATGGACATGGAGAAGATGGGAGCCTACCAGGAGCGGATGAAGGACATCCAGAAGCGGCAGAAGGAGGCCCGCGAGGCGGGCGACGACGAGGCGCTCGACGCCATCCAGGAGGAGCAGATGGAGGCGATGGGCGACCAGTTGGGGATGTTCAAAGAGCAGTTCCGCCCGATGGTGTGGATCATGTTCATCACCATCCCGGCGTTCCTCTGGATGTACTGGGCCATCGGCGTCGGCGGCAACGCCGAGGCGCACGTGACGATGGGGAACATCGTGCTACCCCTCGTCGGGAGCGTCGAGTGGACCGACGGCGTCGTCGGACCGATGCAGGCGTGGATCGTCTGGTACTTCCTCTGCTCGATGGGGTTCACCCAGATCATCCGCAAGAGCCTCAACATCGACATCTCGCCGTCGGCGTCGTAA
- a CDS encoding adenylate kinase: MGKHILLLGAPGAGKGTQSKRLADEFDLEHVTTGDALRANKDMDIGHMDFEYDTPREYMDAGELVPDDVVNEIVKTALQNADGYVLDGYPRNLDQAQYLSEITDLDAVVYLDVDEDELVRRLTGRRLDPDTGDIYHTEFDMPDDEEIRGRLVQRDDDTEETVRERLNVYHENTSPVVEHYRDRGVLVEVDGEQTPDEVFEDVADVVEDA, encoded by the coding sequence ATGGGTAAGCACATTCTGCTGCTCGGCGCCCCCGGCGCCGGGAAGGGAACGCAGTCGAAGCGACTCGCCGACGAGTTCGACCTCGAACACGTGACGACCGGCGACGCCCTCCGGGCGAACAAGGACATGGACATCGGTCACATGGACTTCGAGTACGACACGCCGCGGGAGTACATGGACGCGGGCGAACTCGTCCCCGACGACGTGGTCAACGAGATAGTCAAGACCGCCCTGCAGAATGCGGACGGGTACGTCCTCGACGGCTACCCGCGCAACCTCGACCAGGCCCAGTACCTCTCGGAGATCACCGACCTCGACGCCGTCGTCTACCTCGACGTCGACGAGGACGAACTCGTCCGCCGCCTCACCGGTCGCCGCCTCGACCCCGACACGGGCGACATCTACCACACCGAGTTCGACATGCCCGACGACGAGGAGATTCGCGGCCGACTCGTCCAACGGGACGACGACACCGAGGAGACGGTCCGGGAGCGACTGAACGTCTACCACGAGAACACCTCGCCCGTGGTCGAACACTACCGCGACCGGGGCGTCCTCGTCGAAGTGGACGGCGAGCAGACGCCGGACGAAGTGTTCGAGGACGTGGCCGACGTGGTCGAGGACGCCTGA
- a CDS encoding YeiH family protein — protein sequence MSDGAVARRAGSLAAAVPGLLLLAALAGLASLVAGAVPGLNALLLAVALGALVANTVGVPDRAAAGVGFRGVLLEAGIVLLGARVAFAELVATGPVVLGLAVAAVVFGVTFVESLARRAFGLRRETASLLAAGASVCGVSAATAIAGTIDADGESLAHVVAAILLFDAVTLVAFPVAGDLLNLSSRQFGVWAGLSMYSTGPVTAAGFAHSAAAGQWATVTKLARNSLLGAVALWYAFRYADRSAGSGSRAASLLDGVPNFLAGFAFVALAANAGLLSPAMLAALETASDALFALAFAGLGLDVRLGAMREAGLAPVAVLGVSLLVVSALALTAVVTLL from the coding sequence GTGAGCGACGGCGCGGTCGCCCGGCGCGCCGGGTCGCTCGCCGCCGCCGTTCCGGGACTGCTCCTCCTCGCGGCGCTGGCCGGCCTCGCCTCCCTCGTCGCCGGCGCGGTACCCGGACTGAACGCGCTCCTCCTCGCGGTAGCGCTCGGTGCGCTGGTCGCCAACACGGTCGGCGTCCCCGACCGGGCCGCCGCGGGGGTCGGGTTCCGCGGCGTCCTCCTCGAAGCCGGTATCGTCCTGCTCGGCGCGCGCGTCGCGTTCGCCGAACTCGTCGCGACCGGTCCCGTCGTGCTCGGCCTCGCCGTCGCGGCCGTCGTCTTCGGCGTCACGTTCGTCGAGTCGCTCGCCCGGCGAGCGTTCGGCCTCCGGCGCGAGACGGCGTCGCTGCTCGCCGCGGGCGCGAGCGTCTGCGGCGTCTCAGCCGCGACGGCCATCGCGGGCACCATCGACGCCGACGGGGAGTCGCTGGCGCACGTCGTCGCCGCCATCCTGCTGTTCGACGCGGTGACGCTGGTCGCCTTTCCCGTGGCCGGCGACCTGCTGAACCTCTCCTCCCGTCAGTTCGGCGTCTGGGCCGGCCTGAGCATGTACAGCACCGGCCCGGTCACCGCCGCCGGGTTCGCCCACTCCGCCGCGGCCGGACAGTGGGCGACGGTGACGAAACTGGCGCGGAACTCGCTGCTCGGCGCCGTCGCCCTCTGGTACGCGTTCCGCTACGCCGACCGCTCGGCGGGGTCGGGGTCGCGGGCGGCGTCGCTGCTCGACGGCGTTCCGAACTTCCTCGCCGGGTTCGCGTTCGTCGCCCTCGCTGCCAACGCGGGGCTGCTCTCGCCGGCGATGCTCGCCGCTCTCGAAACCGCGAGCGACGCCCTGTTCGCCCTCGCGTTCGCGGGTCTCGGACTCGACGTCCGCCTCGGCGCGATGCGGGAGGCCGGCCTCGCACCGGTTGCGGTGCTCGGCGTATCGCTCCTCGTCGTCTCCGCCCTCGCCCTGACCGCCGTGGTGACGCTCCTGTGA
- a CDS encoding universal stress protein, whose protein sequence is MAENPAAGDDPATPSLFARPLVPVAGTDDAAATASALLPRVAAVGGRPVFLHVVEKAGGAPDKASVEQREELAAEMFEHVEAAAADAGVDAETELRYGTDVAETIVDAAHDADATCIAFTPRGGSKWWDLFSGDVRESLVAESDLPVVVLPDVREEGPDA, encoded by the coding sequence ATGGCTGAGAACCCCGCGGCCGGTGACGACCCCGCCACACCGTCCCTGTTCGCCCGACCGCTCGTTCCCGTCGCGGGGACGGACGACGCCGCGGCGACGGCGAGCGCCCTCCTCCCGCGCGTCGCCGCCGTCGGCGGCCGACCCGTCTTCCTCCACGTCGTCGAGAAGGCCGGCGGCGCGCCCGACAAGGCCTCCGTCGAGCAGCGGGAGGAACTCGCCGCCGAGATGTTCGAGCACGTCGAAGCGGCGGCCGCGGACGCCGGCGTCGACGCGGAGACCGAACTCCGCTACGGCACGGACGTCGCCGAGACCATCGTCGACGCCGCGCACGACGCGGACGCGACGTGCATCGCGTTCACCCCGCGCGGCGGCAGCAAGTGGTGGGACCTGTTCTCCGGCGACGTCCGCGAGTCGCTCGTGGCCGAGAGCGACCTGCCGGTGGTCGTTCTCCCGGACGTCCGCGAGGAGGGACCCGACGCGTGA
- a CDS encoding amino acid permease — protein MSGGDEELAKDLGPLAALTIGVGTMIGAGIFVLPGPAVAQAGPLAAAAFVLGGAIALLTALSASELGTAMPKSGGAYYYVNHALGPLFGSVAGWANWMGLAFASAFYMTGFGQYVTTFLPVPDLSLGFVTVSAVKLVALAGAALFVFVNYVGAKETGKLQNYIVVTLVGILAVFTAFGAMNADLSSLRPIVPPDKGISPLLPVTGLVFVSYLGFVQITSVAEEIQEPGKNLPRAVIGSVLIVTTVYALVLVTVLAAVPNSVVANNDTAVVDVARMLIGPVGAAAMLFGGLLATASSANASILASSRINFAMGRDRIVSTELNEIHPRFGTPYRSIAITGGFIFAFILLADVETLATAGSVLHLIIYGLLNIALIVMRTADPEDYQPDYTVPLYPFTPILGMITSFALIYFFASNVILLAVGFTVFAAVWYLAYARSRATKQGILGQYVLSRREEVPDAAVSAASSVQPDGGTYRVMVPLANPANQTDLITLASALAKARDGTVVAVHIEQVPDQTALESARERGDFAEADEILERARDSAETFDVPIETHTILSHRSFEEVFDAARTYDADLTVMGWGPDSHGAPGRAESAIDELASSLPCDFLVLRDRGFDASRILVPTAGGPDSDLSAAVAATLRERYDSTVALLHVADDAAEGEQFLTEWAEGHGLSDAELIVEESDDVEACIERHAEDATMLVIGATERGLLSRLVRGTLVLDVVNDVDCSVLLAERSRERSLRERLLGRE, from the coding sequence GTGAGCGGCGGAGACGAGGAACTCGCGAAGGACCTCGGGCCCCTCGCGGCCCTGACCATCGGCGTCGGGACGATGATCGGCGCGGGCATCTTCGTGCTGCCCGGCCCCGCCGTCGCGCAGGCCGGCCCCCTCGCCGCCGCGGCGTTCGTTCTCGGCGGCGCAATCGCCCTGCTGACCGCGCTCTCGGCCTCCGAACTCGGCACGGCGATGCCGAAGTCCGGCGGGGCGTACTACTACGTCAACCACGCCCTGGGCCCCCTGTTCGGCAGCGTCGCCGGGTGGGCCAATTGGATGGGGCTGGCGTTCGCCTCGGCGTTCTACATGACCGGGTTCGGCCAGTACGTCACGACGTTCCTGCCCGTCCCCGACCTGTCGCTCGGGTTCGTCACGGTGTCGGCGGTGAAACTCGTCGCCCTCGCGGGCGCGGCGCTGTTCGTCTTCGTCAACTACGTCGGCGCGAAGGAGACGGGCAAACTGCAGAACTACATCGTCGTTACCCTCGTTGGCATCCTCGCGGTGTTCACGGCGTTCGGCGCGATGAACGCGGACCTGTCGTCCCTCAGACCCATCGTCCCGCCGGACAAGGGCATCTCCCCGCTGCTTCCGGTGACGGGGCTGGTGTTCGTCTCGTATCTCGGCTTCGTCCAGATCACGTCGGTCGCCGAGGAGATTCAGGAACCGGGCAAGAACCTCCCGCGGGCCGTCATCGGGAGCGTCCTCATCGTCACGACGGTGTACGCCCTGGTCCTCGTGACCGTCCTCGCGGCGGTTCCGAACAGCGTCGTCGCCAACAACGACACCGCCGTCGTCGACGTGGCGCGGATGCTCATCGGACCGGTCGGCGCCGCCGCGATGCTGTTCGGCGGCCTCCTCGCGACCGCCTCCAGCGCCAACGCCTCCATCCTCGCCTCCTCGCGCATCAACTTCGCGATGGGCCGAGACCGAATCGTCAGCACCGAACTCAACGAGATCCACCCGCGGTTCGGGACGCCCTACCGCTCTATCGCCATCACGGGCGGGTTCATCTTCGCGTTCATCCTCCTCGCGGACGTGGAGACGCTCGCGACCGCCGGGAGCGTCCTCCACCTCATCATCTACGGCCTGCTCAACATCGCGCTCATCGTGATGCGGACGGCCGACCCCGAGGACTACCAGCCCGACTACACGGTCCCGCTCTACCCGTTCACGCCGATTCTCGGCATGATAACCTCGTTCGCGCTCATCTACTTCTTCGCGAGCAACGTCATCCTCCTCGCCGTCGGCTTCACGGTGTTCGCGGCGGTGTGGTATCTCGCCTACGCCCGCTCGCGGGCGACGAAGCAGGGTATCCTCGGGCAGTACGTCCTGAGCCGCCGCGAGGAGGTCCCCGACGCCGCCGTCTCGGCCGCCTCCTCGGTCCAACCCGACGGCGGCACCTACCGCGTGATGGTCCCCCTCGCCAACCCGGCGAACCAGACGGACCTCATCACGCTCGCCAGCGCCCTCGCGAAGGCCCGCGACGGCACCGTCGTCGCCGTCCACATCGAGCAGGTGCCCGACCAGACGGCGCTCGAATCCGCCCGCGAACGCGGGGACTTCGCGGAGGCGGACGAAATCCTCGAACGCGCCCGCGACAGCGCCGAGACGTTCGACGTGCCGATAGAGACGCACACGATTCTCTCGCACCGCTCGTTCGAGGAGGTGTTCGACGCGGCGCGGACGTACGACGCCGACCTCACCGTCATGGGGTGGGGTCCGGACTCCCACGGCGCCCCCGGGCGCGCCGAGTCCGCCATCGACGAACTCGCCAGTTCGCTCCCCTGCGACTTCCTCGTCCTGCGCGACAGAGGGTTCGACGCCTCGCGGATTCTGGTCCCGACGGCCGGCGGCCCGGACTCGGACCTCTCGGCCGCCGTCGCGGCGACGCTCCGCGAGCGGTACGACTCGACGGTCGCTCTCCTCCACGTCGCCGACGACGCCGCCGAGGGCGAGCAGTTCCTGACCGAGTGGGCCGAGGGGCACGGCCTCTCCGACGCCGAACTCATCGTCGAGGAGTCCGACGACGTGGAGGCGTGCATCGAACGCCACGCCGAGGACGCGACGATGCTCGTCATCGGCGCCACCGAACGCGGCCTGCTCTCCCGCCTCGTCCGCGGGACGCTCGTCCTCGACGTCGTCAACGACGTTGACTGCTCGGTCCTCCTGGCCGAACGCTCGCGGGAACGCTCGCTCCGCGAGCGACTGCTCGGGAGGGAGTGA